A region of the Leptospiraceae bacterium genome:
TTAGTCTCCATGCTATCGAAAAAAGAAGAATAAAAAACTCCAGCAATTAAAACTGATATTTTTCCTTCGGTTCCAGCACTGAGTTTATGAAACGCATACGAATTTTTTTTAGATTACCCTATGGTTAGTGGATATATAGGTATACCTTTTCAAATAACAGCTTTCAGAAAAACCGAAAAGAGTCCCCATCTTGAAAAAAAATGCTGGAAATGCACATAATTTTTCAGAAGATATAATTTGCATAAGGGTAAAATACAGAAAGTATCCTTAAAACACAATAAGAAGGTTGGAGAATGACCGAAAAAGAAGCAACTCTCGGAAGATGGCAAAAAGAATTTTTTGAAAATATTCATACTTTCATAAAAAGTGGTATTTCATACGACAAAGCAAAAAGTATTCTGGAGAAGTTTTTATACCTGTCCAGCACCACCTCAAAACCGGAAGTAATGAACATTTTCAAGCACCCGGAGCAGTTAGATGAAATAGGTGTACATACAAAAAGCAAAGAAGATTTACGCCAGTTCATGATGCAGTTTTTAACACCCATCATGAAAAATTTCAAGGTGGAAGGAACAGAAAACCTGAAATTGGTGAAAAAGATAATGGGAAAAGTTCCGGTTACCCTGATTTCTAACCATTTAAGTCACCTCGATGCTCCGGCAATTTTTCAACTCCTCTATAACTCCGGACACCACGGAAAAGATGTAGCGAATAATATTGTATTTATCGCCGGAAGACTGGCTTTTGAACCGGATTTTACTCGACTCGGTCTTTACATGTTCGATACACTTCTTGTTTGTTCAAAACGGGATATGGCTGATAATCCCAGTCTTTCCGACCTCATGACCAAGATAAACATGAGAGCTTTCCGTGCCTCCCAGAAGCTTCAACAAAGCGGACATATCCTTTCTATTTTTCCGGAAGGCACTCGCTCCAGAGATGGTAGACTCATGCCCTTCGTTGACACGGTATACCACTATGTAGCCAATAAGGTAGTTCTTCCCATATCCCTGGAAGGAACAGATAAAATTCTTCCTACCAGCGGTTTTCTTTTTAATCCGGCTAAAGGGAAATTAGTTATTGGAAAACCGGTTTTAGTGGGAGAACTTAGTCCTAAATTAAAAGAACACCTTCCTAAAGACTTTGATGAGATTCCATTCCCGAGTTCAGGAGATAAAAAACAGTTTCTGATTGATAATCTCGCTCTCCTGGTAGGCTCCAATCTGAGTAAACACAAACATGGAACTTATAGGAACCTGTATAGCGGTGACAAACATAAAACATCGGAAAATGTTCTAATCCAGGTACCGGAAAAACCCAAAGAAAGAGTAGTAGCCATTGGTTCCAGTAACATGTCTATTGCCATTTCCACGGTAATGTCTAATAAAAATGCAACGATTACCATATACGATCCGAATGAAGACTATATAAAAAAATGCTCAGAAGAAAGACGGGATATTGAGCATTATCCCATTTTCAAGTTACCACCTAATATACTTTTCAGCTCCGATCCCTCCGTGATTGATACAGCAAGTATTCTTATCCAGGGAACCAATCCCTGGGAAATGGATAGGGTTTATCCACAGATCAAAGACAGGGTAAAAAAAAGTGAAGCTCCGATCGTAAATATCATCAAAGGTTTTACCAGAACCGGAAATGGCTTAATCATAGATGAGCTTATTAAAGACTATGGTATTTCCGAAGAAAGATTAATAGCCGCCGCAGGAGCTGGCTATCCTGACCAAATCATGGAACGAAAAATTTCCGGTTTTGAAGTAGCTGCAACAAATACAGAAAATATTCCAAGACTAATGAGATTACTTTCGACCAGCTACATTTTTATTCGACCGGCCATGGTGGAAACAGACATTCGTGGTGTTATCCTCGGTGGTTCTTTAAAAACAATTTATGCCCTGTCTATGGGAATCGTTGAAGGAATCTATAAAGAAAATCTGGGTGGAAATGTGGATAATACTCTCTTTCATCTATCCAATCGATTTTTCAAAGAGCTAGTCAAAGTCGGAGTAAAACTGGGAGGGAATGAAAAGACGTTTACCGGGCTTTCCGGTTTAACCGATTTTATGCTGGCCTGTTTTGGTACTGATAACAGGGACAGGAAATATGGTTATGATCTGGCGACAGGTTATGAAGTAGGATATGAACCAGAAAAGAAATCCAGAGGTGTCTACAGCCTGGAAGCTATTGAAAAAATGATAAAACTTGATTTTGATGAACTTCCAATTCTTACCGGAACCTATGAATTAGTAATCGAGCACAAGCCATTTGAAGAAGTAGTAGCAAAATTACAAAGCAAATTGACGAGAATTTACTAGAAACAAAAAAAAGCCGGTAGAACTACCGGCTTCTCGATTACAGGAAAAGATGGAAAAATTTACTTTGCAGCTGCGGCGACTTTCTTCTTCTTTTTATCTTCTTTTTCCAGTTGAATTTTCTTTTGTTCTTCTTCCTTTAAAACTTCAGGTGTTTTTCTATCTACAAGCTCTAAAAGACAAACTTCAGAATTATCAGAAGGACGATTAACCAGTTTTAAAATCCGGGTATATCCCCCATTTCTGGATTCATATCTCTTGGCTAAATCTTCAAATAACTTTACTACGATATCCCTATCACCAATAAGTTTCATAACTTCGCGTTTGTTATGAAGTGCTTTTTCAGGCGAAATTCCTTCTATGAGGTTTTTCTTTCCTCTTGTAATTAATTTTTCTGCCAGAGAGCGCAGAACCTTGGCTCTGGCAATAGTAGTCTCAATTCTTTCATATCTGAAAAGACTGGTTACCATATTTTTTAACATGGCTTTTCTGTGAGCACTATTTTTATTTAGCTTTTTAAGTTTAATTCTCTTGTTCATTATTAAAAATCCCTCATACCAAATGAAAGGCCTAATACAGCCAGTTTACTTTTAAGTTCATTTAAACACTGATCACTATAATGTCTGGACTTCGTCATTTCTTCTTCAGTACGCTTAACCAGATCACCTACAAAATCAATTTCAAGACTTCTCAAAACATTTAATGTTCTGACAGACAGATCCAACTCCTCTACGTGACGAGAAAGAGATTGTTTAAGTTTCTGATCAGCTTCATCCATTTCATCAACTTCTTCTTCAACTTCTTCTTCAAAATTGATGAAGATAGTTAGATGATCTTTTACAATCTTAGCTGCCTGAGCCAGAGCATCTTCAGGAGAAATAGATCCATCTGTCCATATCTCCAGACTCAGCTTTTCAAAATCCGATCTTTGGGCTACCCTTGCTTCTGTTACATCAAAAATAACCTTTTGAACCGGGGAATAGAGAGAGTCTATCGGAATGGTCCCTAATACTTCAATATCTTTCTTTTTTTCTTCTGAAGGATGGTATCCGCGTCCTCTCTGGATCTCGATATCAATCACCAGATTTGCATCTTCATTCAGGGTTGCAATTACCAGATCCGGATTCATAATTTCAATGGATGAATCAACCGCTAAATCGCCGGCTGTAAACTGACCTGCCTGATTCAGCTCAAGATGTATTACTTTATTTTGCTCTCTATCTTCAGGTTCATACTTGATACGAACCTGTTTTAAGTTTAAAATAATCCTGGATACATCTTCCGTAACCCCTGTGATATAGGAAAACTCGTGAGTAATGCCTTCAATACGAATAGCTGAAATCGCAGAACCTTCAATAGAAGACATCAGGGTTCGGCGCAGAGCATTTCCGATGGTAGTAGCAAAACCTCTTTCAAAAGGTTCTGCTATAAACTTTCCATAATTTGGAGTACTAACTTCGGTTTGATACTCAATTTTTTTGGGCCTTTTAAAGCCTTTTAACAGGTTTTTATGTGACAAGGTCGCTTCCCCTATGAATTGATTATTTAGAATACAGCTCTACAATGATCTGTTCTTTAATTGGCATATCCACATGCTCTCTTTGAGGAAGAGAACTAACTTCACCTTTAAAATTTGTGAAATCCGGAACAACCCATGAAGGAGCCTTATTCATAGATTGAGCCAATTTAATATTTTCATCAAATCCGGGAGATTTGGAAAGATTTGCATCAAAGCTTACCACGTCTCCAAGTTTTA
Encoded here:
- a CDS encoding 1-acyl-sn-glycerol-3-phosphate acyltransferase; translation: MTEKEATLGRWQKEFFENIHTFIKSGISYDKAKSILEKFLYLSSTTSKPEVMNIFKHPEQLDEIGVHTKSKEDLRQFMMQFLTPIMKNFKVEGTENLKLVKKIMGKVPVTLISNHLSHLDAPAIFQLLYNSGHHGKDVANNIVFIAGRLAFEPDFTRLGLYMFDTLLVCSKRDMADNPSLSDLMTKINMRAFRASQKLQQSGHILSIFPEGTRSRDGRLMPFVDTVYHYVANKVVLPISLEGTDKILPTSGFLFNPAKGKLVIGKPVLVGELSPKLKEHLPKDFDEIPFPSSGDKKQFLIDNLALLVGSNLSKHKHGTYRNLYSGDKHKTSENVLIQVPEKPKERVVAIGSSNMSIAISTVMSNKNATITIYDPNEDYIKKCSEERRDIEHYPIFKLPPNILFSSDPSVIDTASILIQGTNPWEMDRVYPQIKDRVKKSEAPIVNIIKGFTRTGNGLIIDELIKDYGISEERLIAAAGAGYPDQIMERKISGFEVAATNTENIPRLMRLLSTSYIFIRPAMVETDIRGVILGGSLKTIYALSMGIVEGIYKENLGGNVDNTLFHLSNRFFKELVKVGVKLGGNEKTFTGLSGLTDFMLACFGTDNRDRKYGYDLATGYEVGYEPEKKSRGVYSLEAIEKMIKLDFDELPILTGTYELVIEHKPFEEVVAKLQSKLTRIY
- the rplQ gene encoding 50S ribosomal protein L17, translating into MNKRIKLKKLNKNSAHRKAMLKNMVTSLFRYERIETTIARAKVLRSLAEKLITRGKKNLIEGISPEKALHNKREVMKLIGDRDIVVKLFEDLAKRYESRNGGYTRILKLVNRPSDNSEVCLLELVDRKTPEVLKEEEQKKIQLEKEDKKKKKVAAAAK
- a CDS encoding DNA-directed RNA polymerase subunit alpha, with amino-acid sequence MSHKNLLKGFKRPKKIEYQTEVSTPNYGKFIAEPFERGFATTIGNALRRTLMSSIEGSAISAIRIEGITHEFSYITGVTEDVSRIILNLKQVRIKYEPEDREQNKVIHLELNQAGQFTAGDLAVDSSIEIMNPDLVIATLNEDANLVIDIEIQRGRGYHPSEEKKKDIEVLGTIPIDSLYSPVQKVIFDVTEARVAQRSDFEKLSLEIWTDGSISPEDALAQAAKIVKDHLTIFINFEEEVEEEVDEMDEADQKLKQSLSRHVEELDLSVRTLNVLRSLEIDFVGDLVKRTEEEMTKSRHYSDQCLNELKSKLAVLGLSFGMRDF